In a genomic window of Cytobacillus sp. FSL H8-0458:
- the rocF gene encoding arginase, translated as MNRQKLSIIGMPMDLGQMRRGVDMGPSAIRYAGVNERLKCLFEEIHDQGDIAVGRPEVQIDPNSNLRNLHLIAEKTEMLAEKVDHAIKGGSFPLVLGGDHSIAIGTLAGVSKHYSNLGVIWYDAHGDLNTAETSPSGNIHGMPLAVSLGMGHPLLTNVGGYGPKVKPENIVIIGARSLDEGERELIKEKGIKVYTMHEIDRLGMTKVMEESITYLKERNTDGVHLSLDLDGLDPHDAPGVGTPVIGGISYRESHLAMEMLAEAQIITSAEFVEVNPILDDKNKTATVAVALMGSLFGEKLL; from the coding sequence ATGAATAGACAGAAATTATCGATAATTGGGATGCCGATGGATCTTGGCCAGATGAGACGCGGTGTGGATATGGGGCCAAGTGCGATTCGTTATGCCGGAGTGAATGAACGATTAAAATGTTTATTTGAAGAAATTCATGACCAGGGCGATATTGCTGTCGGCCGTCCGGAGGTTCAAATCGATCCAAATTCAAATCTTCGAAACTTGCACCTTATTGCTGAAAAAACAGAAATGCTTGCAGAAAAAGTTGATCACGCAATAAAAGGCGGTTCTTTTCCATTAGTGCTCGGCGGCGACCATAGCATTGCGATTGGAACATTGGCAGGGGTATCGAAGCACTATTCCAATCTTGGGGTAATCTGGTATGATGCCCATGGTGATTTAAATACAGCTGAGACATCACCTTCAGGAAACATTCATGGCATGCCGCTTGCTGTAAGCCTGGGTATGGGCCATCCGCTTTTAACCAATGTAGGGGGATATGGTCCAAAGGTTAAGCCGGAGAATATTGTCATTATTGGGGCAAGGTCATTGGATGAAGGAGAACGGGAGCTTATTAAGGAAAAAGGCATTAAAGTGTACACCATGCATGAAATTGATCGTCTTGGTATGACAAAGGTCATGGAAGAATCTATTACATATTTAAAAGAAAGAAATACAGATGGTGTTCATCTGTCTCTTGATTTGGATGGGCTGGATCCACATGATGCACCGGGTGTCGGAACTCCGGTTATTGGCGGCATCAGCTACCGTGAAAGCCACTTGGCCATGGAGATGCTTGCAGAAGCACAAATTATTACATCGGCTGAATTTGTAGAGGTTAATCCCATTTTGGATGACAAAAACAAAACAGCTACTGTAGCAGTTGCACTTATGGGTTCACTATTTGGAGA